The Schizosaccharomyces pombe strain 972h- genome assembly, chromosome: I genome contains a region encoding:
- the ssr1 gene encoding SWI/SNF and RSC complex subunit Ssr1: MSNVTENKHDLHENGVPDSAQPMELDVSKKEDTEPEVRDEAKEFLLSQLPQVEVPEWAQWFDFSKVHEIEKKQNPEFFDGKNTSKTPEVYKEYRDFMISTFRLNSKVYLTFTACRRNLAGDVCAVLRVHRFLEQWGLINYNVNPDTRPSKIGPPSTSHFQILADTPRGLVPLLPPPSSSIPRSKAVTIEDPSIVRTNIYDPSLDDVLKGKGSTPNQKPSLSNLHENNIDQSDSPQHCYCCGNKFNESYYQSQTAQKYNVCISCYQQNRFPSPTTIADYKEVAIQNKIEDDDTWTAQELVLLSEGVEMYSDDWAKVASHVNTKSVEECILKFLNLPSSDKALFKMDKVHTNPVVDSLQGKNPILSVVSFLAKMVPPSSFTQKSSAKEEESDKVKGESVYPKPESESYDVEMNGKSLEDSDSLSELYLTNEEKKMASIIKDSVNVQIKLIESKLSHFDYLDQHIRLKSQELDAFAQATYREKLYMKRECQNARKKIEQQLQSKDTAANGLPVQSSAETSVIPASSMSPS, encoded by the coding sequence ATGTCCAACGTTACTGAAAATAAACATGACTTACACGAAAACGGGGTACCAGATTCTGCTCAGCCAATGGAATTGGATGTTTCTAAAAAGGAGGACACTGAACCAGAAGTCAGAGACGAGGCCAAAGAATTTTTGTTGAGCCAGTTACCACAAGTAGAAGTCCCTGAGTGGGCGCAATGGTTTGATTTCTCTAAAGTTCAcgaaattgagaaaaaacaaaacccTGAGTTCTTTGATGGAAAAAATACGTCGAAAACACCAGAGGTATATAAGGAATACCGAGATTTTATGATTAGTACTTTTCGATTGAACTCCAAAGTTTATTTGACTTTCACGGCTTGCCGAAGGAATTTGGCTGGTGATGTATGTGCTGTCTTGCGTGTCCATAGATTTCTAGAGCAATGGGGATTAATCAACTATAACGTTAACCCCGATACTCGGCCTTCGAAAATAGGTCCCCCTTCCACAAGTCATTTCCAAATCCTTGCTGATACTCCTCGTGGATTGGTACCACTTCTTCCACCTCcctcttcttcaattcCTCGTTCCAAAGCTGTTACCATTGAAGATCCTTCGATTGTCCGaacaaatatttatgaTCCCTCTCTCGACGATGTCTTAAAAGGTAAGGGTTCAACTCCGAATCAAAAACCAAGCCTTTCGAACCTTCATGAAAACAACATTGATCAGTCAGATTCTCCACAGCATTGTTACTGTTGCggtaataaatttaatgaaagtTACTACCAATCTCAAACGGCCCAAAAATATAACGTTTGTATAAGTTGCTACCAACAAAATCGGTTTCCTTCACCGACCACAATTGCTGATTATAAGGAGGTCGcaatacaaaataaaattgaagatgATGATACATGGACTGCACAAGAACTTGTTCTTTTGTCAGAGGGAGTGGAAATGTATAGTGACGACTGGGCAAAGGTTGCTTCTCATGTGAACACAAAAAGTGTTGAAGAGtgtattttgaaattcctTAATCTTCCTTCTTCCGACAAagctttatttaaaatggACAAAGTGCATACCAATCCTGTGGTTGATTCTTTGCAGGGGAAGAACCCTATTTTATCCGTAGTCTCTTTCTTAGCCAAAATGGTACCACCTTCTTCTTTCACACAGAAAAGCAGCGCAAAAGAGGAGGAGTCGGATAAAGTTAAAGGTGAATCGGTTTATCCCAAACCAGAGTCAGAAAGTTATGATGTCGAGATGAATGGTAAATCATTGGAGGACTCTGATAGTCTATCAGAGTTATATCTAActaatgaagaaaagaaaatggcTTCTATTATAAAGGATTCTGTTAACGTGCAAATTAAGCTAATTGAATCCAAGTTATCTCATTTTGATTATCTTGATCAGCACATTCGTCTTAAATCCCAAGAATTAGATGCCTTTGCACAGGCAACTTATAGGGAAAAATTGTATATGAAACGAGAGTGTCAAAATGCCcgcaaaaaaatagagcAACAACTACAATCGAAGGATACTGCCGCAAATGGTCTACCAGTTCAAAGCTCCGCTGAAACTTCTGTTATCCCAGCTTCTTCTATGAGTCCTTCTTAA
- the ghs2 gene encoding glucosidase — MYNVRGDLNRKTPSDGNVNEIGSMYASRDTSTSSFTNPTDSSTRLLYNNASNATFSSAALAAGVGGTRASGYTHRFSIRPSSQTYNRYPNGGNSAGSDMYSTSPQNNSIVDDIENINKLEAVAFAGPTAGESDFSLSREDKEIDDFLHYPLPAKDAKKLSYFVGGEGLMQLLFLLFLAAGTGMLFIGLPILTYTGHNSLASTRVTGITNHQFRILRLLRYGSLIDPDTPESAYTFDSQDLGTLDLVFSDEFNYPGRAFYDGDDQFWLATDLHYAATTDYEYYDADTPTTANGTLRLRMDAFYNHDLNFRSGMVTTWNKLCFKGGRIEVSASLGGSPYIPGFWPGIWTIGNLVRPGYLATSDGVWPYSYNSCDAGITPNQSDPSGISYLGGQRLNQCVCKGEDHPNVGTGRGGPEIDALEGTFGSGIPYNGSIYLETMPVVSQSAQYAPFDLYMYPNYDFVTIYNQSVSAMNGWAGGVYQQALSCASQLNNSWLSGNAYQKYGFDYKPGSGPDALISWFVGDEYTWTMRQPAVGQNGNIASRPVSEEPMIVVLNFGISPTWIYFYWYELTFPQTMYVDYVRIYQDSSDSSSVLGCDPEGFPTTEYIANHPKAYLNYNATSWSEAGYVRPKNSLMDGC, encoded by the coding sequence ATGTATAATGTACGTGGCGATTTAAATCGCAAAACCCCTTCGGATGGTAACGTGAATGAGATTGGTTCTATGTACGCTTCGAGAGACACCAGTACTTCTTCTTTCACAAATCCCACCGATTCCTCTACTCGTCTGTTGTACAACAATGCCTCCAACGCTACATTTAGCAGTGCAGCCTTGGCAGCCGGTGTCGGCGGAACAAGAGCTAGTGGCTATACCCATAGATTCTCTATTAGACCCAGCTCTCAGACATATAATAGATATCCTAACGGTGGAAATAGCGCAGGATCAGATATGTATTCTACCTCACCTCAAAACAATAGCATAGTTGAtgatattgaaaatattaataaactGGAGGCTGTTGCTTTTGCCGGTCCTACCGCTGGTGAATCCGACTTTTCTTTGAGTAGAGaagataaagaaattgacGATTTTCTCCATTATCCTTTGCCCGCTAAAGATGCTAAAAAGTTAAGTTATTTCGTAGGCGGAGAAGGATTAATGCAACTCTtgtttcttctctttttagCTGCTGGGACAGGTATGCTGTTTATTGGATTACCCATTCTTACATACACGGGCCATAACTCACTTGCTAGTACTCGTGTTACTGGTATTACAAATCATCAATTTCGGATTTTACGTTTATTACGTTATGGAAGCTTGATAGATCCTGATACCCCCGAAAGTGCTTATACGTTTGATTCTCAGGATTTAGGTACTCTGgatcttgttttttctgATGAATTTAATTACCCTGGTCGTGCATTTTATGACGGCGATGACCAATTTTGGTTAGCAACTGACCTTCATTACGCTGCAACTACCGATTATGAATACTACGACGCTGATACGCCCACTACGGCAAACGGAACACTTCGTCTTCGTATGGATGCGTTTTACAATCATGATCTTAATTTCCGTAGCGGCATGGTTACCACCTGGAATAAATTATGCTTTAAGGGTGGTAGAATCGAGGTATCTGCATCCTTAGGAGGCTCCCCTTATATTCCTGGTTTTTGGCCAGGTATTTGGACTATAGGTAATTTGGTTCGTCCAGGATACCTTGCAACATCTGATGGCGTCTGGCCTTATTCTTATAATTCATGTGATGCCGGAATTACTCCTAATCAGTCGGATCCTAGTGGCATTTCATATTTGGGTGGACAACGCTTAAACCAATGTGTTTGTAAGGGTGAAGATCATCCCAATGTTGGTACAGGTCGTGGAGGACCTGAAATTGATGCCTTGGAAGGTACATTCGGCAGTGGTATTCCTTACAATGGATCTATTTACTTGGAAACCATGCCTGTCGTTTCTCAATCAGCACAATATGCTCCTTTCGACCTCTATATGTATCCCAATTACGATTTCGTTACCATCTACAATCAAAGTGTTTCAGCAATGAACGGTTGGGCCGGTGGTGTTTATCAGCAGGCTTTGTCTTGTGCTAGtcaattaaataattcttGGCTTAGCGGTAATGCTTATCAAAAGTATGGTTTTGATTATAAACCTGGAAGTGGTCCGGATGCGCTTATTTCTTGGTTTGTTGGTGATGAGTATACATGGACAATGCGTCAACCAGCTGTGGGCCAAAACGGAAACATAGCTTCTCGACCTGTTAGTGAAGAACCCATGATCGTCGTCCTTAACTTTGGTATTTCTCCTActtggatttatttttattggtACGAATTAACGTTTCCTCAAACAATGTATGTGGATTATGTCAGAATTTATCAAGACTCTTCTGATTCCAGTAGCGTGCTTGGTTGTGATCCTGAAGGTTTCCCTACTACTGAATATATTGCGAACCATCCTAAAGCCTACCTAAATTATAATGCAACCAGTTGGTCAGAAGCAGGATATGTTCGCCCCAAAAACTCACTCATGGACGGATGTTGA